Proteins encoded within one genomic window of Rubripirellula tenax:
- a CDS encoding hydrolase: MERKRIIYIDVDDTLIRTFGTKQIPMTSCVEYVRRMHADGHLLYCWSRGGAEYSRGVADSLEIADCFLAFLPKPDVVLDDRGADLLDYCEFILPANASNH; this comes from the coding sequence TTGGAACGCAAACGCATCATCTATATCGATGTCGACGACACGCTGATTCGAACTTTTGGCACGAAGCAGATACCGATGACGTCATGTGTGGAATACGTCCGCAGAATGCACGCCGATGGACACCTGCTGTATTGCTGGAGTCGTGGTGGCGCGGAGTACTCTCGTGGCGTTGCAGACTCTCTTGAAATAGCAGACTGCTTCCTTGCGTTTCTCCCCAAACCCGACGTCGTGCTAGACGACCGTGGTGCAGACCTCTTGGACTACTGCGAGTTCATCCTTCCAGCAAATGCATCGAATCACTGA